Proteins encoded in a region of the Niveispirillum cyanobacteriorum genome:
- a CDS encoding flagellar hook-basal body complex protein, with translation MSIFGSLTTGISGLQAQAAALGHISDNIANARTTGYKRVDTAFTNLVLQSNARVHNPGGVVARPSYANSVAGNIETVDRTTNLAIRGQGFFNVSRLTEVNGTSVPTGERYYTRDGSFELNDERILVNRSGFALNGYIYSEATNSFSTSATPIQVTADIDSPVPTKSIELRANLPTDPTPGQPIQPTTIQIFDSTGKPRDITLGWRPGQVDGAWRLSVDTPGAVGSLPLSGNLDGFPVSAQSTSLTQGITPRKQIEEVQFTSPNGDGAFKIGDTYRVSINGVEFTETVTTTNSSQLSNLTGVAQSLADKINGAVPPVGVTANVSNGRLRISATTAGDDFTLTTNVNNATPTVNTANAPVTTAATSTQQQQSVITFAGSSVDIGDEFTLNVDNNSTQTYTVKVTAANIGQLKDLNGVVTALAAQVNANSSTEKVIASVTGNTLTLRGTTVGDSFNVGEQSGTTTTAASSSAAQVTELSYPNRDIKSDENDMSVTINGTTITYSPVSGNDMATELGSFAADINAQALGVTASVSGTRLVLTADSVNTAFSVSGRDRLMQANVSNAPPADNTTFVSSVQGNITGSRQTQRISITGVPGDVGATYSVTLRSPSTNQVDPIALKGTTTTQPSTSAAQVTEVSYPSTAPKVGDVYSVTINGTAYNYGPLTQADLDGLPTQPPTTSEALTNLFLPQITSADVTPTVSGNKLVLTGNAVNTAFRLTGTDELATDPSSQFFDFSTTTATPAVGNRYAVTMNGTTYAVQITEQNIGDFPTPASVLDSLITKVGNDFGAPFTASAIKNDGVTTGILLTAKDASIQLNGTQEVAPNFNRTITYTTTGNEVSLDEIAANLALKVNQESGIPVQATSVGGVITMTSNQDGIPFLGEPSSNIGTTPPHITLNFGGTLPNGDAAKAGTLSSLSSANVGTGNATVSAVTEGGQPAQVSFTVDYGNGPQRITLDLGTFGEATGLTEYEGNAINVTSLLQDGSPQGTFRDVEIRENGDVVANYDNGRRRVIAQVPLVLFNNANALGRETGGTFTETADSGRARFTSTGVNGAGVIAASSIEGSNVDIAQEFTKLIVAQRSYTANTRVITTTDEMLTETINLKR, from the coding sequence ATGAGCATCTTCGGATCCTTGACCACCGGCATCTCTGGCCTTCAGGCCCAGGCCGCCGCCCTTGGTCACATCTCGGACAATATCGCCAACGCCCGCACCACGGGTTACAAGCGCGTCGACACCGCTTTCACGAACCTGGTGCTGCAATCCAATGCTCGTGTGCACAATCCCGGTGGCGTGGTGGCACGCCCCAGCTATGCCAACAGCGTGGCCGGCAATATCGAAACGGTCGACCGCACGACGAACCTCGCCATCCGTGGCCAGGGCTTCTTCAATGTCAGCCGCCTTACGGAAGTCAATGGTACTTCGGTTCCGACCGGCGAGCGCTACTACACCCGTGACGGTTCCTTCGAACTGAATGACGAGCGCATCCTGGTCAACCGCTCCGGCTTTGCGCTGAACGGCTATATCTACAGCGAGGCGACGAACTCTTTCTCGACCTCCGCGACGCCCATCCAGGTCACGGCCGACATTGACAGCCCGGTTCCGACCAAGTCGATTGAGCTGCGTGCGAACCTGCCGACCGATCCGACGCCGGGCCAGCCGATCCAGCCGACCACGATCCAGATATTTGACAGCACGGGTAAGCCGCGCGACATCACCCTGGGCTGGCGTCCGGGTCAGGTGGATGGTGCCTGGCGCCTGTCCGTCGACACGCCGGGCGCTGTCGGCAGCCTGCCGCTGTCCGGAAACCTGGATGGCTTCCCGGTCTCGGCCCAGTCCACCTCACTGACCCAGGGCATCACGCCCCGTAAGCAGATTGAGGAAGTGCAATTCACGTCGCCCAATGGCGACGGCGCCTTCAAGATCGGCGATACCTATCGTGTCTCAATCAATGGCGTAGAATTCACCGAGACGGTGACCACCACCAACTCCTCTCAGCTGTCCAATTTGACCGGTGTCGCCCAGTCCCTGGCCGACAAGATCAACGGCGCCGTGCCGCCGGTTGGTGTGACCGCCAACGTCTCCAATGGCCGTCTGCGCATCTCTGCCACCACGGCGGGCGATGATTTCACCCTGACGACCAACGTCAATAATGCGACGCCTACCGTCAACACGGCCAACGCACCGGTCACGACCGCCGCGACCAGCACGCAGCAGCAGCAGTCCGTGATCACCTTCGCGGGCAGCTCGGTCGATATCGGTGACGAATTCACCCTGAATGTCGATAATAACAGCACCCAGACCTATACCGTGAAGGTGACGGCGGCCAATATTGGTCAGCTGAAAGACCTGAACGGTGTCGTGACGGCGCTGGCCGCCCAGGTGAATGCCAACTCCTCCACGGAGAAGGTTATTGCCTCGGTGACGGGCAACACGCTGACCCTGCGTGGCACGACGGTCGGCGACAGCTTCAATGTCGGTGAGCAGTCCGGCACGACCACGACTGCGGCATCGTCGTCGGCGGCCCAGGTCACGGAACTGAGCTACCCGAACCGTGACATCAAGTCCGACGAGAACGATATGTCGGTGACGATCAACGGGACGACCATCACGTACTCGCCTGTCTCCGGTAATGACATGGCGACTGAACTGGGCAGCTTCGCCGCTGATATCAACGCCCAGGCCCTGGGTGTGACGGCGTCCGTGTCCGGCACCCGCCTGGTTCTGACGGCTGATAGTGTCAACACAGCCTTCAGCGTCAGCGGCCGTGACCGCCTCATGCAAGCCAATGTCAGCAATGCGCCGCCGGCCGACAACACGACCTTCGTCAGCTCGGTCCAGGGCAATATCACCGGTTCACGTCAGACGCAGCGCATCTCCATCACGGGCGTGCCCGGCGATGTCGGCGCCACCTACTCGGTGACATTGCGCAGCCCGTCGACCAACCAGGTCGATCCCATCGCCCTTAAAGGCACGACGACGACCCAGCCCTCGACCTCTGCCGCACAGGTGACGGAAGTCTCCTATCCCAGCACGGCGCCGAAGGTCGGCGACGTCTATAGCGTGACCATCAACGGTACCGCCTACAATTACGGCCCCCTGACCCAGGCGGACCTGGACGGTCTGCCGACGCAGCCGCCGACGACGTCGGAAGCTCTGACCAACCTGTTCCTGCCGCAGATCACCTCTGCCGACGTGACGCCGACGGTCAGCGGCAATAAGCTGGTTCTGACCGGCAATGCCGTCAACACGGCCTTCCGCCTGACGGGTACCGATGAACTGGCAACCGATCCTTCGTCGCAGTTCTTCGACTTCTCCACCACGACCGCGACGCCGGCAGTCGGCAACCGCTATGCCGTCACCATGAATGGCACCACCTATGCGGTGCAGATCACCGAACAGAATATCGGTGATTTCCCAACGCCGGCCAGCGTGCTGGACAGCCTCATCACCAAGGTCGGCAATGATTTCGGTGCCCCCTTCACTGCATCCGCCATCAAGAATGACGGTGTCACCACTGGCATCCTGCTGACGGCGAAGGATGCGAGCATTCAGTTGAACGGCACCCAGGAAGTGGCTCCGAACTTCAACCGTACCATCACCTACACGACGACCGGCAACGAAGTGTCGCTGGATGAGATCGCTGCCAATCTGGCTCTGAAGGTCAACCAGGAAAGCGGCATTCCCGTGCAGGCGACCTCGGTCGGCGGCGTGATCACCATGACCAGCAACCAGGATGGTATTCCCTTCCTGGGTGAGCCCAGCTCCAACATCGGCACCACGCCGCCGCACATCACACTGAACTTCGGCGGTACGCTGCCGAATGGTGATGCGGCGAAGGCCGGTACGCTGTCCAGCCTGTCATCCGCCAATGTTGGCACCGGCAATGCCACGGTGAGCGCCGTGACCGAAGGCGGCCAGCCCGCCCAAGTCAGCTTCACCGTCGATTATGGCAACGGTCCGCAGCGCATCACGCTGGATCTCGGGACCTTCGGTGAAGCCACAGGCCTGACGGAGTACGAGGGCAATGCCATCAACGTGACCTCCCTGCTTCAGGATGGCAGCCCGCAGGGTACCTTCCGCGATGTGGAAATCCGCGAAAACGGTGACGTTGTTGCCAACTATGACAATGGTCGCCGCCGCGTGATCGCACAGGTGCCGCTGGTGCTGTTCAACAATGCGAACGCTCTGGGCCGTGAAACGGGCGGTACCTTCACCGAAACGGCGGATAGCGGTCGCGCCCGCTTCACCTCTACCGGCGTCAATGGTGCCGGTGTGATCGCCGCCAGCTCCATCGAAGGATCGAACGTCGATATCGCCCAGGAGTTCACCAAGCTGATCGTGGCGCAGCGGTCCTACACGGCTAATACCCGCGTGATCACGACCACCGACGAAATGCTGACGGAGACGATCAACCTGAAGCGGTAA
- a CDS encoding flagellar biosynthesis regulator FlaF, which yields MKPATGYSNRPTSDDPRDVEAWGLTEAARRLIHARQAPENPDLLRQALSLNQRLWTIFQTSMVDPECPLPKDIRDNVLALSIIVDRQTFDRLIDLDVNKLDRLIDINRAVATGLSQRPAASAASPAAASASAPPQTAPMPKPQAPPPGAPGKLSISI from the coding sequence ATGAAGCCTGCGACGGGGTACAGCAATCGTCCCACTTCCGATGATCCTCGCGATGTCGAGGCCTGGGGCCTTACGGAAGCGGCACGCCGCCTGATCCACGCCCGGCAAGCGCCGGAGAATCCGGATCTGTTGCGGCAGGCGCTTTCCCTCAATCAGCGGCTATGGACGATATTTCAGACGTCCATGGTCGATCCGGAATGTCCGCTCCCGAAGGATATCCGCGACAATGTGCTGGCTCTGTCTATCATTGTCGACAGGCAGACCTTTGACCGGCTCATTGACCTGGATGTCAACAAGCTGGATCGGCTGATCGATATCAATCGGGCCGTGGCTACTGGCCTGTCACAGCGCCCGGCGGCGTCTGCGGCATCACCGGCTGCGGCGTCCGCGTCGGCTCCGCCGCAGACAGCACCGATGCCCAAGCCGCAGGCACCGCCTCCCGGCGCCCCTGGCAAGCTCAGCATTTCGATTTGA
- a CDS encoding tetratricopeptide repeat protein, producing MTGVPVTAEQAVRMHQDGDLAGAARAYRALLTRDPRNAQLLNLLGVALLQMGDPVEAVRLLKEAAKRQPQAADIQDNLGSALRAAGHPAPAVEAHRKALQQRPDHSPYLFNLGNAYAAMGAHRQAIDAYRRSLDGRPGHAGAMFNLANSQRAIGELEAAVASYRQLLAANPSHAQAWNNLGAVLALRGELAGAEQAYRQALAARPGHAETLSNLGNVLVERGKLGEALAFHRAAVDAAPESSEAFIFLGVALQELDQMDAAIDAYRLGLCLEQDNVQGLTNLGAALELTGQLAEAETVLSRALTIAPGSGEVWGNLGLCRLAQGDRARGCAAIDRALELDPDLARVRVARALLRLDDGALCEGWSDYAWRFAAGEALPDRHFTVPLWSGDKASNKRLLIWREQGLGDELMFASFYPEAISRVGQAVIECDPRLVGLFTRSFPSASIRAQRLPPDGSDAPERPDADLHVPAGDLAGLLAPSLSGFTGAPYLVVDRKRSEMSRQWLAELPPGLRVGICWRSRLITTRRRHNYADVSAWAPLLAMPDIQVVNLQYSARDEEIEALGREGRVLHTMPGLDLTNDLEGLAALIANLDLVITAPTAVGELAGAVGTPVWRIVGGRDWSTLGAATRPWFSSMRLFLHSSGVDGGLGEIIRFLKKNLPLHG from the coding sequence ATGACGGGCGTGCCGGTTACAGCCGAACAGGCAGTGCGTATGCATCAGGATGGTGACCTGGCGGGTGCGGCGCGTGCGTACCGTGCCTTGCTGACAAGAGATCCACGCAATGCGCAGCTGCTGAACCTGCTGGGTGTTGCCTTATTGCAGATGGGCGACCCAGTGGAAGCCGTGCGCCTGCTGAAGGAGGCGGCCAAGCGCCAGCCGCAAGCCGCAGACATCCAGGACAATCTGGGCAGTGCCTTGAGGGCTGCCGGTCATCCGGCACCCGCCGTGGAAGCACATCGCAAGGCGCTCCAGCAGCGCCCCGATCATTCTCCCTACCTGTTCAATCTCGGAAATGCCTATGCGGCTATGGGTGCCCACCGGCAGGCCATTGACGCCTACCGCCGATCCCTGGACGGGCGCCCAGGGCATGCGGGGGCCATGTTCAATCTGGCCAACAGCCAGCGGGCCATCGGCGAACTGGAAGCCGCAGTGGCTTCCTACCGGCAACTGCTGGCCGCTAACCCCTCACATGCGCAGGCCTGGAATAATCTCGGTGCCGTTCTGGCCCTGCGGGGGGAACTGGCGGGTGCTGAGCAGGCCTATCGTCAGGCTTTGGCGGCGCGGCCCGGTCATGCGGAAACCTTGTCGAATCTGGGTAATGTCCTAGTCGAACGTGGCAAGCTGGGCGAAGCGCTGGCTTTTCACCGGGCAGCGGTGGATGCGGCACCGGAAAGTTCGGAGGCCTTTATCTTCCTGGGCGTGGCGCTACAGGAACTAGATCAGATGGATGCGGCCATTGATGCCTATCGTCTGGGTCTGTGTCTGGAACAGGATAATGTTCAGGGGCTGACCAACCTGGGTGCTGCCCTGGAACTGACCGGTCAGTTGGCAGAGGCAGAGACCGTCCTGTCCCGGGCCCTGACCATTGCGCCCGGTTCGGGCGAGGTGTGGGGCAATTTGGGTCTCTGCCGTCTTGCGCAAGGGGACCGCGCGCGGGGTTGCGCGGCCATTGACAGGGCGCTGGAGCTGGACCCCGATCTGGCCCGTGTCCGGGTCGCCCGTGCGCTTCTCCGCCTAGACGACGGCGCGCTTTGCGAGGGTTGGTCGGACTATGCTTGGCGTTTTGCAGCGGGCGAGGCATTGCCCGATCGGCATTTCACCGTCCCTCTATGGAGCGGCGACAAGGCATCCAACAAACGGCTGCTGATCTGGCGGGAACAGGGGTTGGGCGATGAGTTGATGTTCGCAAGCTTCTATCCGGAAGCGATCAGCCGTGTCGGACAGGCAGTGATCGAGTGTGATCCCCGTCTTGTCGGGCTTTTCACCCGCAGTTTCCCATCGGCATCCATTCGGGCGCAGCGGTTGCCGCCCGACGGGTCGGATGCTCCCGAACGCCCGGACGCCGATCTGCATGTCCCCGCCGGTGATCTGGCCGGCTTGCTCGCCCCGTCCCTGTCTGGCTTTACGGGCGCACCTTATCTGGTGGTCGACCGGAAGCGATCGGAAATGTCCCGTCAGTGGTTGGCGGAGTTGCCCCCAGGGCTGCGAGTTGGCATCTGTTGGCGCTCCCGATTGATAACCACGCGTCGTCGCCACAACTATGCGGATGTGAGCGCCTGGGCACCGTTGCTCGCCATGCCGGATATTCAGGTAGTCAACCTGCAATATTCGGCGCGGGATGAGGAGATTGAAGCCCTTGGGAGGGAGGGGCGCGTGCTGCATACCATGCCCGGTCTTGATCTCACCAATGATCTTGAGGGGCTTGCCGCCCTTATCGCCAATCTGGATCTGGTGATTACGGCGCCGACCGCTGTAGGGGAACTGGCAGGAGCGGTAGGCACACCCGTCTGGCGAATTGTTGGTGGCCGCGACTGGTCAACCCTTGGTGCGGCTACCCGTCCATGGTTCTCGTCCATGCGCCTATTCTTACATTCATCAGGCGTTGATGGCGGGCTTGGAGAAATTATACGATTTCTTAAGAAAAATTTGCCCCTGCATGGCTGA
- a CDS encoding ATP-binding protein, producing MMASFGFARPALARADRRMVTAFFCDIVESSKLVIPQDPEDAYDQLSGMIDIMRRHVLAFGGTVCQTLGDGIYAVFGAPVSQENHAIRACYAADAILREVARGGRAVRIGICSGEVLWDHMAVGRQSANPATGPAIHIAAKMQQSAPPNGARLADCTARLISDWVETRPAMLLALGGDEPTQSHEFLGLRARRRQYDDCLPLVGRESIRKQLGAAMAALDGDHRTPFSAHLVQGAAGLGKTRLMRALSDMARSRGLRVIEWQVPAVEPVGAPSPLHQLVVELLDGPLPRTAGGIAAMLRAAGASLEEADALVGVLLPSNEESRGGASAILALAVGAVVALARSAAGRHPLALLVEDAHWADTAVQATLSALLQQVPAETRMVLVLSSREEGLAPCIGSQANLQKYPLSPLAASEVNSLLDMWMGPSSALEAIKADLSRRARGNPFFMVECIRVLMMNGALLGDVGAMLPGPSPKIPLPDTVHALLAARIDMLDDEARRLLRTASVVGPTFDVAVLSALVTNGAVEDRLQELIRLGFIDETRLLPRQECSFHHALLHEAVYGGITRRDRQQQHAALARLLADAEFQQLPGRLAAQARHAAHGGLWHMAVQAGRAAAQDALSRSLAVEAVSLLSIAVDANEKLEDTHEVMLDGIDLRLALARAAMPAGDGGRALLALDRAVVLARAAGDEPRALAGMVQQINHERVYGRLDQAVALTETVIAYSGGITRAHPELLIIAAACHLDDSAAEQALTLLDMAERPDAWVNHERRLYLTLDTGMVIAGKRASCLSLLGRDAEAEVFIQKALQEAQASTHPFDRIYARLDVAEVRMRQRRFGDVLAYSSEALNISRVTGSALFDAINLARRGLALAYLGRVAGGLADIDRGLRLAQSKGAAMHAAWARHARMLALALAGRMDEAMRERQELARTVQERGYGLLRRSMPDEATLRAMTHHLPSNSLGMAGRSMLLH from the coding sequence ATGATGGCATCGTTTGGCTTTGCACGCCCGGCGTTGGCGCGGGCCGACCGTCGCATGGTTACGGCCTTCTTCTGCGACATTGTTGAATCGTCCAAGCTGGTGATCCCGCAGGATCCGGAAGATGCCTATGACCAGTTGTCGGGCATGATCGATATCATGCGCCGCCATGTGCTGGCCTTCGGGGGCACGGTCTGCCAGACCCTTGGCGATGGTATCTACGCTGTTTTCGGTGCCCCTGTTTCACAGGAGAATCACGCGATCCGGGCTTGTTATGCCGCCGATGCCATTCTTCGCGAGGTTGCGCGTGGCGGTCGGGCTGTTCGTATCGGTATCTGCTCGGGTGAAGTATTGTGGGACCATATGGCGGTTGGACGACAGTCGGCCAATCCAGCGACCGGTCCAGCAATCCACATTGCGGCAAAGATGCAGCAGTCGGCACCGCCCAATGGCGCCAGGCTTGCTGATTGCACGGCCCGGCTAATCTCCGACTGGGTTGAAACGCGCCCTGCGATGCTGCTGGCGCTGGGCGGTGATGAGCCGACGCAGAGCCATGAGTTTCTGGGCCTGCGTGCCCGGCGTCGTCAATATGATGATTGTCTGCCGCTTGTCGGTCGTGAATCGATCCGCAAGCAGCTTGGCGCGGCCATGGCCGCCCTGGATGGCGACCATCGGACACCATTTTCAGCGCATTTGGTGCAGGGTGCAGCCGGCCTGGGCAAAACGCGCCTGATGCGTGCCCTGTCCGACATGGCCCGTTCGCGTGGCTTGCGTGTCATTGAATGGCAGGTGCCTGCCGTGGAGCCTGTGGGAGCACCGAGCCCGCTGCATCAACTGGTTGTTGAGTTGCTGGATGGTCCATTGCCACGGACAGCGGGTGGTATTGCGGCCATGCTGCGTGCCGCAGGCGCCTCCCTGGAGGAGGCGGATGCCCTGGTTGGCGTGCTGCTGCCCAGCAACGAGGAAAGCCGGGGGGGAGCGTCGGCTATTTTAGCACTGGCGGTCGGCGCCGTTGTTGCCTTGGCTCGTTCTGCTGCTGGCCGTCATCCCCTTGCCCTGTTGGTAGAGGATGCCCATTGGGCCGACACAGCGGTGCAGGCGACCCTGTCCGCCCTGCTTCAGCAGGTGCCTGCCGAAACACGGATGGTCCTGGTTCTGTCCAGCCGGGAAGAAGGTCTGGCACCCTGCATCGGTAGCCAAGCTAATTTGCAGAAATATCCACTGTCCCCGCTTGCCGCGTCCGAGGTGAACAGCCTTCTGGATATGTGGATGGGGCCGTCGTCGGCGCTGGAAGCGATCAAGGCCGACCTTTCTCGCCGCGCCAGGGGCAATCCCTTTTTCATGGTGGAGTGCATACGCGTTCTGATGATGAACGGTGCGTTGCTTGGCGATGTCGGAGCGATGCTGCCGGGCCCATCGCCGAAAATCCCGTTGCCGGATACGGTTCACGCTCTGCTGGCCGCCCGTATTGATATGCTGGATGACGAGGCGCGCCGGTTGCTGCGGACCGCGTCTGTGGTTGGGCCGACCTTCGATGTTGCAGTTCTATCAGCGCTTGTGACGAATGGTGCGGTTGAGGATCGCCTGCAGGAACTGATCCGTCTGGGTTTCATTGATGAAACCCGTTTGTTGCCCCGGCAGGAATGCAGCTTCCATCACGCCTTGTTGCATGAGGCGGTTTATGGCGGCATCACGCGGCGTGACCGGCAGCAGCAACATGCTGCATTGGCCCGGCTGTTGGCGGACGCGGAATTCCAGCAGCTGCCTGGCCGACTGGCGGCGCAGGCACGCCATGCCGCGCATGGAGGCCTGTGGCATATGGCCGTGCAGGCAGGCCGTGCCGCCGCACAGGATGCGTTGAGCCGGTCGCTGGCCGTGGAGGCGGTGTCGCTTTTGTCCATCGCCGTGGATGCAAATGAAAAGCTGGAGGATACGCACGAGGTGATGCTGGACGGTATCGATCTGCGGTTGGCGTTGGCCCGGGCGGCCATGCCCGCCGGCGACGGTGGCCGCGCCCTGCTGGCGTTGGATCGCGCCGTTGTTCTGGCCCGTGCCGCCGGTGATGAGCCCCGTGCCCTAGCCGGGATGGTCCAGCAGATCAATCATGAGCGGGTCTATGGCCGGCTGGATCAGGCTGTCGCCCTGACGGAAACTGTGATCGCTTACAGCGGTGGCATCACCCGCGCCCACCCAGAATTGCTGATCATCGCTGCCGCTTGTCATCTGGATGACAGTGCCGCCGAACAGGCACTGACGTTGTTGGATATGGCTGAAAGGCCAGATGCCTGGGTCAATCATGAACGCAGGCTCTATCTGACCCTGGATACCGGTATGGTGATTGCCGGAAAGCGGGCCAGTTGCCTGTCACTGCTGGGCCGTGATGCCGAAGCAGAAGTCTTCATCCAGAAGGCGCTTCAGGAAGCCCAGGCCAGCACCCATCCGTTTGATCGCATCTATGCCCGTCTCGACGTGGCTGAAGTGCGGATGCGTCAGCGCCGGTTCGGTGATGTTCTGGCCTACAGCTCTGAAGCACTGAACATCTCGCGTGTGACGGGTTCAGCCCTGTTCGATGCCATCAATCTGGCCCGACGTGGTTTGGCGCTGGCCTATCTGGGGCGTGTTGCAGGTGGGCTTGCGGATATTGATCGCGGGCTGCGCCTGGCACAGAGCAAGGGAGCGGCCATGCACGCTGCATGGGCACGCCATGCCCGCATGCTTGCACTTGCCCTTGCGGGACGGATGGACGAGGCGATGCGGGAGCGGCAGGAACTGGCCCGTACCGTACAGGAGCGGGGCTATGGTCTGCTACGCCGATCCATGCCCGATGAAGCGACGTTGAGGGCCATGACCCATCACCTGCCATCCAACAGCCTTGGGATGGCAGGACGTTCAATGCTCCTGCATTGA
- a CDS encoding YcaO-like family protein — MDQVRLTDWDNLEAPQWRRLVSAEETLARVKPLFPLFGITRVANVTGLDTIGIPVVMVNRPNSRGLAASQGKGVTLAAAKASAVMESIESWHAERASHLSLRIGSYEDLRYSLPVVDPDLLPCNMDSVYTPHHQLLWAEGTNLRDGNSLWIPYEMVHSNYTLPLPTGHGCFQATSNGLASGNHWIEAVIHGLSEVIERDARTLWNLLPEEAQEDTRIDLETIADPACRSLLARFAHAGVAVGVWDLTSDVGVPTFLARIVQADAGLGTTVRPAAGYGTHLVPEIALSRALTEAAQSRLTFISGARDDMRREEYDHFLAEEQQMLWLNRIRLGATVRDFNEIKGWRDQSLRGDLGELRQRLANIGIEDVVVVDLTRAEIGIPVVRVVVPGLEGVDATSQYSLGARGRRAAGLA; from the coding sequence ATGGATCAGGTTCGCTTGACCGACTGGGACAATCTGGAAGCCCCGCAGTGGCGCCGGTTAGTCTCGGCGGAAGAGACGCTGGCCCGTGTCAAACCGTTGTTCCCTTTATTCGGCATCACCCGCGTGGCCAATGTCACTGGCCTGGACACGATCGGCATTCCCGTCGTTATGGTCAACCGTCCCAATTCTCGCGGTTTGGCCGCTTCGCAGGGTAAAGGTGTTACCCTGGCTGCGGCCAAGGCGTCTGCTGTGATGGAAAGCATTGAAAGCTGGCATGCGGAACGGGCCTCGCACTTGTCACTGCGTATCGGTTCCTACGAGGATCTGCGCTACTCGTTGCCCGTGGTCGACCCCGATCTGCTTCCATGCAACATGGACAGTGTCTACACCCCGCACCATCAGTTGCTGTGGGCGGAAGGTACCAATCTCCGGGACGGCAACAGCCTGTGGATCCCGTATGAGATGGTTCACAGCAACTACACCCTGCCGCTGCCGACGGGTCATGGCTGTTTTCAGGCCACGTCTAACGGTCTGGCGTCGGGCAATCACTGGATTGAGGCGGTGATTCACGGCCTTTCAGAAGTGATCGAGCGGGACGCCCGCACCTTGTGGAATCTGCTGCCCGAAGAGGCGCAGGAAGATACCCGCATTGACCTGGAAACCATTGCCGATCCGGCTTGCCGTTCGCTGCTGGCACGCTTTGCCCATGCCGGTGTTGCTGTCGGGGTGTGGGACCTGACGTCCGATGTCGGGGTCCCCACCTTTCTGGCCCGCATTGTTCAGGCTGATGCCGGCCTGGGGACGACGGTGCGCCCGGCCGCCGGCTATGGCACGCATCTGGTCCCAGAAATCGCACTGTCCCGTGCCCTGACCGAGGCTGCGCAAAGCCGGCTGACCTTCATCTCTGGCGCGCGCGATGATATGCGCCGCGAGGAGTATGATCATTTTCTGGCGGAAGAGCAGCAGATGCTGTGGCTGAACCGGATCCGTTTGGGCGCCACGGTACGTGACTTTAATGAGATCAAGGGGTGGCGTGATCAATCCCTGCGCGGTGACCTGGGCGAGCTGCGGCAGCGTCTTGCCAATATCGGTATTGAAGATGTCGTCGTTGTCGACCTGACCCGTGCCGAGATCGGTATCCCCGTTGTCCGGGTTGTGGTGCCGGGCCTCGAAGGTGTGGATGCGACGTCGCAATATAGCTTGGGTGCGCGCGGGCGCCGCGCCGCCGGGCTTGCCTGA
- a CDS encoding ribbon-helix-helix domain-containing protein: MNAPHSRNDITVYEPHDLEIDGQLISHNVWVDGHRTSVRLEAVMWQALHEIAEREGFSIHQVITIVSRRQHQNASLTATIRAFLVAYYRAVSKGVSTMLLRDLSDLPADLKF, encoded by the coding sequence ATGAACGCTCCGCATTCCCGTAACGATATTACGGTCTATGAGCCCCACGACCTGGAGATCGATGGGCAGCTGATCAGCCACAATGTCTGGGTTGACGGACATCGGACCAGCGTTCGACTGGAAGCTGTGATGTGGCAGGCCCTGCATGAAATTGCTGAACGCGAAGGTTTCAGCATCCATCAGGTGATCACGATCGTGTCCCGCCGTCAGCACCAGAATGCCTCACTGACCGCGACGATCCGCGCTTTCCTTGTGGCCTACTACCGCGCGGTGTCCAAGGGCGTATCGACCATGCTGCTGCGTGACCTTTCCGACCTGCCGGCAGACCTGAAATTCTAG
- a CDS encoding putative metalloprotease CJM1_0395 family protein — MSISGISSALFTPTAGQGRRGQGAAGTGQAAETAPPGTPAAEKNLTSDQQSQLRELKKTDAEVRTHEQAHKTAGGPYAGSIQLEYTTGPDGRRYATAGEVPIDVSPVRGNPEATITKMEVVKRAALAPQNPSPQDRAVASQADATKAQAQTELRQSRSGDEQDGNAQSGGLLQVNALQVASNYQRAASVTQPAFNVVAISA; from the coding sequence ATGTCCATCTCCGGCATCTCTTCTGCGCTGTTCACACCCACCGCCGGCCAGGGACGGCGGGGACAGGGTGCGGCTGGCACGGGTCAGGCGGCGGAGACGGCGCCGCCGGGAACGCCGGCGGCTGAAAAGAACCTTACCAGCGACCAGCAGTCACAACTGCGGGAACTGAAGAAGACCGATGCCGAGGTGCGGACCCATGAGCAGGCGCACAAGACGGCGGGTGGCCCCTATGCGGGCAGCATTCAGCTTGAATATACGACCGGACCGGATGGGCGCCGCTATGCGACCGCCGGTGAGGTGCCGATTGATGTTTCTCCGGTAAGGGGGAACCCCGAAGCCACCATCACCAAGATGGAGGTCGTGAAACGGGCGGCGCTGGCACCCCAGAACCCTTCCCCCCAGGACCGGGCCGTGGCTTCGCAGGCCGATGCCACAAAGGCCCAGGCACAGACGGAGCTGCGGCAATCGCGGTCAGGCGATGAGCAGGATGGCAATGCCCAGAGCGGGGGATTGCTGCAGGTCAATGCCCTGCAGGTGGCAAGCAACTACCAGAGGGCTGCGTCCGTGACGCAACCCGCCTTCAATGTAGTAGCGATTTCAGCGTAG